From the genome of Clostridium sp. BNL1100, one region includes:
- a CDS encoding radical SAM protein, protein MNTKTDFYKRIPQMVLFEITTKCNLACSYCVARKLIKDPSDLPIERIIAIKDNISKFDYIALCGLGESLVHKNFYQILEIFSDKKIVLVTNGSVPIDYEKLMAHGNIDAVSFSVDGASEKEMKRVCNSYRFDVLLNNLENSLKYNTNIAFNCTLVKENMEELDTLKEMAIKYKVKRFKIGFPLGQSKWVKANINDIDTKLCSLEEGLKEAGIAYEGPFEAKCTFNDAPIAVVSKNGNVYTCCDYYCGRPQVGNLFHDDFQKMWNKRSYEEFRTGRFCVKCKQYHNLKDLIYSNT, encoded by the coding sequence ATGAATACAAAAACTGATTTTTACAAGAGAATACCGCAAATGGTTTTATTCGAAATAACCACAAAGTGCAATCTTGCATGTAGCTACTGTGTTGCCAGAAAATTGATAAAAGATCCTTCGGATTTACCAATAGAAAGAATAATTGCAATCAAGGATAATATCTCCAAGTTTGATTATATAGCCCTTTGCGGCTTAGGTGAATCATTGGTTCATAAAAATTTTTATCAGATACTGGAGATATTCAGTGACAAAAAGATTGTACTTGTAACAAATGGTTCTGTACCTATTGATTATGAGAAACTTATGGCGCATGGCAATATAGATGCTGTTTCTTTTTCTGTAGATGGTGCATCTGAAAAGGAAATGAAAAGAGTTTGCAATAGCTATAGGTTTGATGTTTTGCTCAATAATCTGGAGAACTCATTAAAGTACAACACTAATATTGCTTTTAATTGTACGTTAGTTAAGGAAAACATGGAAGAACTGGATACTTTGAAGGAAATGGCAATAAAATATAAGGTTAAACGTTTTAAAATAGGTTTTCCTCTAGGACAATCAAAATGGGTAAAAGCTAATATTAATGACATTGATACTAAGTTGTGTAGCCTTGAAGAGGGATTAAAAGAAGCGGGTATCGCCTATGAAGGGCCCTTTGAGGCGAAGTGTACCTTTAACGATGCACCTATTGCAGTAGTATCAAAGAATGGAAATGTATATACCTGTTGTGATTATTATTGCGGTCGCCCACAGGTTGGAAATTTATTTCATGATGATTTCCAGAAAATGTGGAATAAACGTTCATATGAAGAGTTTAGAACAGGTCGCTTCTGTGTGAAATGCAAGCAATATCATAACCTGAAGGATTTAATTTATTCCAATACATGA
- a CDS encoding radical SAM protein — translation MKIDSFCLIQMPSEDALFGAVGTRIPPLSLGIITGYLRQRGINVDQFDLLPLMEEKCGSGIERSEFEKFFDKEAVFNYINGGENQFFDEFVQTMLKDINIAEYDMVALSVGPHLSWVQTFSGLIFGEYIERHWQKLLVFGGFNLSSMINYRPIYDELFEVWLKRFPYIITGPGEESLYKLIQALRNNEGDEEIHKINGLCYLNSSGNLVANPPEKRRIVMPDFEGLKLKDYYNCIKMDGYDENMISIFRYPFAFTKPLRNKSEPTLKDYEKTLIIPYIFNYNCPYNCAFCVESDPESPTPVIAKVEQVISELRIMKQKYNTPYFYFINNAVNLSKKYIRDLCNGIIENNLNIYWSDCARFDNTDYEIIKLMYKAGCRKLVFGMESGSEGLIKRINKKIDLKQAEQVMSWCNEIGIWPELEIILGMPTEGQEDFLESYNYLKKNLEKISFMTINHYIPMPGSEMFRYPERYNIEVFSDITWEDILTRDLELFKKEKNPIHYNNMIKVYKFREIGQRDSQQIFNDTVEKIKKTKKLMDGKLMQEAMKYVQQGVIKMSDLQGIQRL, via the coding sequence ATGAAAATTGATTCGTTCTGCCTAATACAAATGCCTAGTGAGGATGCTCTTTTTGGTGCCGTAGGGACAAGAATTCCACCTTTATCACTTGGTATTATTACCGGCTATCTCCGTCAGCGGGGAATAAATGTTGACCAATTTGATTTACTTCCCCTAATGGAAGAAAAATGCGGATCAGGGATTGAACGTAGTGAATTTGAGAAATTTTTTGATAAGGAAGCTGTTTTTAATTATATAAACGGGGGAGAAAACCAGTTTTTTGATGAATTTGTACAGACTATGTTAAAAGATATTAACATAGCGGAATATGACATGGTTGCTTTATCTGTTGGGCCTCATCTTTCCTGGGTACAGACTTTTTCAGGCTTAATTTTTGGTGAATACATAGAAAGGCATTGGCAAAAGCTGTTGGTATTTGGGGGATTTAATTTGTCTTCAATGATAAATTACCGTCCTATATATGATGAACTCTTTGAAGTATGGTTAAAAAGGTTTCCGTATATTATCACAGGGCCTGGAGAGGAATCTCTATATAAGCTTATACAGGCTTTGCGAAATAACGAAGGGGATGAAGAAATACATAAGATAAACGGCTTGTGCTATCTAAATTCCTCTGGGAACCTTGTTGCGAATCCACCGGAAAAACGTCGTATTGTTATGCCTGATTTTGAGGGACTCAAATTAAAGGACTATTATAATTGTATTAAAATGGACGGATATGATGAAAACATGATTTCAATATTCCGATATCCATTTGCATTCACTAAGCCTTTAAGAAATAAAAGTGAGCCGACATTGAAAGACTATGAAAAAACTCTTATTATTCCCTACATATTTAATTATAACTGTCCCTATAACTGTGCTTTTTGCGTTGAAAGTGATCCTGAATCTCCAACTCCTGTTATTGCTAAGGTTGAGCAGGTGATTTCGGAGCTAAGGATAATGAAACAAAAATATAATACACCATATTTTTATTTCATTAATAATGCGGTTAATCTAAGTAAGAAATATATAAGAGATCTTTGCAATGGGATTATTGAAAATAATCTTAATATCTACTGGTCTGATTGTGCTCGCTTTGATAATACTGACTACGAAATAATTAAATTAATGTATAAGGCTGGTTGTCGTAAACTGGTATTTGGAATGGAAAGCGGAAGTGAAGGCCTGATAAAAAGGATAAATAAAAAGATTGATTTGAAACAGGCTGAGCAGGTTATGAGTTGGTGTAATGAAATCGGTATCTGGCCTGAACTGGAAATCATACTTGGTATGCCTACAGAAGGACAGGAGGATTTTCTAGAAAGCTACAATTACCTTAAGAAAAATCTGGAGAAAATTAGCTTTATGACTATTAACCACTATATACCAATGCCGGGAAGTGAAATGTTCCGATATCCTGAAAGATACAATATAGAGGTTTTTTCCGATATTACATGGGAGGACATACTTACAAGGGATTTGGAGCTTTTTAAGAAAGAAAAAAACCCCATACACTATAACAACATGATTAAGGTATATAAGTTTAGGGAAATTGGCCAGAGGGATTCCCAACAAATATTTAATGATACTGTAGAGAAGATTAAGAAGACCAAAAAACTTATGGATGGAAAACTAATGCAGGAAGCAATGAAGTATGTTCAGCAAGGAGTTATAAAAATGAGTGATCTACAGGGTATACAAAGGCTTTAA